In Novosphingobium sp. RL4, the sequence GGTCGCCAGAAGGGTGGCGGTACTGCCCGTCACGGCGATCGTGCGGCTCCGGTGTTCATCGGCGGTGGTAAGGCTCACGGTGCTCGTCGCCGCGAGTTCAACGTCTCGCTGAACAAGAAGATCCGCGCTCTCGGTCTGAAGATGGCCCTTTCGGCCAAGGCTCAGAAGGGTCTCGTGATCGTCGACTCGCTCGACGTTTCCGATGCCAAGACCAAGGCGCTCGCCGGTCAGCTCGCCAAGGCGAACTTCGGCAAGAAGGTTCTCGTCATGGACGGTGAGCAGGTAAACGAGGGCTTCGCCCTGGCTGCCCGCAACATCATCGGCGTCAACGTGCTTCCGGCTGTCGGCGCCAATGTCTACGACATCCTGAAGCATGATACGCTGGTGCTGACGCGCGCCGCTGTCGAGAAGCTGGAGGCGCGTTTCAATGGCTAAGAGCAACGTGGACATCCGTCATTACGACGTGATCCTCTCGCCGCACATCACCGAGAAGTCGACCCTGCTCTCCGAGCAGAACGCGGTTGTCTTCAAGGTGGCCGACGCGGCAACCAAGCCCCAGATCAAGGCCGCCGTTGAGGCGCTGTTCGACGTCAAGGTGACTGGCGTGAACACCCTGGTCCAGAAGGGCAAGACCAAGCGCTGGCGCGGTAGGGAATACCGCCGCAGCGACGTGAAGAAGGCGATTGTCAC encodes:
- the rplD gene encoding 50S ribosomal protein L4, which encodes MKVQVLNIDGSAANADIELSDDVFGLEPRADILHRVVTWQLENRRGIARATRERSEVARTGKKFGRQKGGGTARHGDRAAPVFIGGGKAHGARRREFNVSLNKKIRALGLKMALSAKAQKGLVIVDSLDVSDAKTKALAGQLAKANFGKKVLVMDGEQVNEGFALAARNIIGVNVLPAVGANVYDILKHDTLVLTRAAVEKLEARFNG
- a CDS encoding 50S ribosomal protein L23, translated to MAKSNVDIRHYDVILSPHITEKSTLLSEQNAVVFKVADAATKPQIKAAVEALFDVKVTGVNTLVQKGKTKRWRGREYRRSDVKKAIVTLAEGQSIDITEGVRG